Within the Nitrospira sp. CR1.1 genome, the region CGGCATCCCAAAGAACGTGATACCCTGCATCGTCCCGAACGACTCGGCCATGACGCGCACGAGATAGGGCGACTCCATGTCGCGCGCCCGCACCCGATACCCCCTGCGTCCCAATTCCGCCGCCACCGTGTCCCGGATGTACAGAATGTCGCGGTTGGGGCTATTCAACGAGCCCAGATCTGAATTGGTCATGCGAAGACGGGACCGGTCGCTTTCGAGACCCGTGGCATCCAGCTCGACATTCACGCCGGCGGGCAACTGCAAGGTGAGATTGGTGAGCGCTTGATTCACAGCTTGCGTCAGCAGAACCTGCTCCACCGCCGTCCTGGGTGTTCGGGACAGCTCCTGTTCCAGCGAGCATCCCATGAGGAGCGTCATGAAACCGACTATGACTGAGAAAGAAACTCGCATGAAGTCACTCCGTCTGAAATGTGTCCCTCCTGGAATGCTAAACGACTGCGAAGCGCTATTCAACCGGATACCAGCAGGCGCCGGCTCCCAGCGGCTTTGGGGGGATTGAGGGCACACACGTATCAACCCGCAGGCCCCTTCGCCCTGCCTGCGTCCCTAACACGAGCGAGCTGGCCGATCCTCCACTGCGCGCATCGGACGAGGGCCTTCCGGGGCCACACGTTGCGCGAGCAAGGAAGATGGGTCAGTTCCCTCCTCCATGTCCTCCTGAAAGGATTCCTCGCTTCGTCCCATACCCTCCTGTGAAGGGAGGACTTATGGAGCACCATCACGACAGTCCCGAACGTGACCTGGCAGCATTTCAGCAGGATCCTCGTCTCTACCAAATCGCAAGCCTTGGCGCCCTCCTCCTCTACGGTCTGTGTTGGCTGCACTTCGACCTGTCGATCCGGCAGGCCGGCGTCACGATAGCCACTGCGCTCCTCGCCCAATATGCCTGGGCACGCCTCGCCGCCATTCCGTTCTTTGATCCCAAGAGCGCCCTGATTTCCTCACTGTCGCTGTGCCTCTTGCTGCGTACCGACGATCTCGCGGTCGCCTCGCTGGCTGCCTTGATTGCCATCAGCAGCAAGTTCCTCCTCCGCTGGAATGGCAAACATCTCTTTAATCCGACCAGCCTGGCCCTGGCCGTGATCCTCGCAAGCGGGCTCGGGTGGATTTCGCCTGGTCAATGGGGACAGGCCACCTGGTTCGCCTTTCTCATCGCCTGCCTCGGAAGCCTGGTCGTCACTCGCGCCGCACGGGCGGATGTCACGCTGGCGTTCCTCGCCTTCTATGTCGGCCTCCTGTTCGCACGCGCGCGCTGGCTGGGCGACCCGCTGACGATTCCGCTCCATCAGATTGAAAGCGGCGCGCTGCTCATCTTTGCCTTCTTCATGATCTCCGACCCGAAAACGACGCCAGACTCACGAACCGGGCGCATCATTTATGCGCTCCTCGTGTCCCTGGTTGCGCTTTATGTCCAGTTCGGGCTGTTCAGGCCGAATGGGCCGCTCTGGGGACTCATCGCCTGCGCGCCGCTTGTTCCAGTGATCGATCATGTGCGTCCCGGTTCACGCTATCACTGGATTCCCTCTTCAACCGGTCGTTCAGTTCACCCGATTCCCAAACCTGTCTCCGATCTCGTCACTGCTCTGTCACCAACCAAGGAGGTTCCTATGCGACGCGTCATCGTTCCTACATTACTCCTGCCCCTGGGGCTGCTCGCCTGGGGCGGCGACGCCTCGGCTTTTTGCGGCTTCTATGTCGGCAAGGCCGACACGAAACTGTTCAACAAGGCTTCCGAGGTGGCCATCGCGCGGCACGAGAACAAGACCGTGATCACGATGGCTAATGACTTCACGGGCGACGTGAAGGAGTTCGCGCTGGTGGTGCCGGTGCCGACCATCCTGGAGAAAGACCAGATTCACGCCGGCGATCCGGCCCTCCTTAAACACGTGGCCGACTACTCGGCTCCCCGGCTGGTCGAATACTTCGACCAAAATCCCTGCCTGCGCGATGAACTGATGGAGCGCCGCAGTATGGACGCCATGAAAAGCATGGCGCCGGCGGCGGCCCCCCGCGAACGTGAAAAAACCTTGGGGGTGACGGTGGAGGCGCAATATACGGTCGGTGAATACGACATCCTGATTCTCTCCGCCAAGGAGAGCAGCGGCCTTGAAACCTGGCTGACCGAAAATGGGTACCGCATCCCGCAGGGAGCCTCGGCAGTCCTGCAGAGTTACCTCAAACAGGGCATGAAATTCTTCGTCGCGAAGGTGAACCTGGGCGAACAGGCGAAGCTGGGGCTGACGCACCTCCGGCCGCTGCAGATCGCCTTCGAATCGCCCAAGTTCATGCTGCCCATCCGTCTCGGCACAGTCAACGCAGACAGCGCGCAGGAACTCTTCATCTACTTCCTCACGAAGCACGGCCGCGTCGAAACCACGAACTACCGGACCGTGCGGCTGCCGGACGCGCAGGAGATTCCACTATTCGTGAAGGACAAGTTCGGCGACTTCTACCGCGACCTATTCAGCCAGCGCGTGAAGCGGGAAAACGAACGGGGCGTCTTCATGGAATATGCCTGGGATATGAACTGGTGTGATCCCTGCGCGGCCGATCCCCTGTCGGCTGAAGAGCTGCGAGGCCTCGGCGTCTTTTGGCAGGAGAGCGATGGCCGGATGAGCACACGCATGCCGACGGCGCAGAACGTCTTCCTGACCAGGTTGCACGTCCGTTACGATGCCGCGCATTTTCCCGAAGACCTGCTGTTCCAGGAAACCTCGGATCGCGCCAACTTCCAGGCGCGTTACATCCTGCGTCATCCCTGGACCGGGACAGACGACTGTTCGGCTGCCAAGACGTACCGCCAACAATTACGCGAGCGGCACGAGCGGGAAGCACAGACCCTGGCCTCGCTGACCGGTTGGAATATCAGCAATATCCGCAAAACCATGAACCTGGCATCGGTGCCGGCCGGCGGAGAAAAGAAGTGGTATCAGCGATTGTGGGCGAACTAGCAGCAGGAAAGAAACCGGAGGCCGGGGTACCGGCCTCCGCCTGTATTCAGGACTGGCACCGGCAGGGCATTACTTCGGGGCGCAATCACCCGTGCGCTTGCCGTCGACCTTCATCGTCACCGACAGCGCCTTGTCGCCCTTGGGAGTCGCTTTGCGGACCACAGAAAAACCTGTAGTGGATACCGTGCCTTCCACGCGGGTCATCGCATAGAGGCTTTCAATGTCATAACTGACCGTCCCGCCATGCATCGACACGTTCATGACCTTGTTCGCCGGATTGGGTTTGAATCCGTTTAAGGCATAATAGTTAAAGACCGCATCCGGATTGGCAAGGTGTTCTTCCTTCACACATCGGGTATGGGTGTCCGGCTTGCCCGCCTCCCCGCTACTGCTTTCGGTCACAGCCGTCACCTGATACTCGCCCGGCTTGAGAGGAACCGATTCCGCCCTCACCACCGGCGCCGCACACAGGACGCTCGCGATCACCAACAGCCCTATGCCTGCCTTCATCGTCAACCCTCCTTGTCACACCGGGGTGCGTCTGCTCCTGGCTCACCACAGCAACCAGGCCGCCTCGCCCGAATTCGTGCCCCATCAAGGACCCGGGAATTGTGCTCATGCCCGGTGACATTGTCAACCGTTACCTCCAGCGGACGGAACGTGCGATCTCCCGGAGCTGAGACGCTCCCGGGCTCATTTCCAGGCCGACTATGGTATAGTCGGCCACCATCACCTCCATTTCGCCGCAGAAAGGAGCACGACATATGGCATGGCATCATCGTTCGATCCTGGCCGCCGTGAGCGGACTGTCACTCATGGTGTTGCTGTCAGCCTGTTCCTTCAAAGCCACGTTCAAAGAGACCACCGACACCACATCCAATATCACCGGCACCACGTCCGGGCGCATCTGGTGGAACGAAGACGGCCTGCTGAAATCTGAACACAAGGTGGCCGCTTTCACCGCCTACAATGCGCAGAATCTGGAGAGCGATGCGGCGCGAGGGCAAGGCGAATATCTCGCCTCGTTGGGTGCGCTGTCCGACCAGCCGGATGCGCAGGCATTTCGACCGGCGGCGCAAGCGTCTTTCAGCCGCTGGGGCCAAACCGGTTACCTGTCGACCACCGACCTGGTGAAGTCCTTACAATCCGCGCGCCGCTGATAGCAGAGACCGATTACCAGACCGTTACAGACAGACCGCACCTCACCGGAGTTCAACACGCACATGAACGCGCCGCGCAATCCCCTCGCGATCCATCGGATCTTCCACCCCACGGATTTCTCCCAAGACAGTCAGGTGGCATTCGTTCACGCCCTCAAGCTGGCGTTGGTCTTTCGTGCCGAACTGACCATCATGCATGTGGACCCTGACGTGTCGCCGGAGGGATTCGAGGACTTCCCCCGCATTCGTCCGACGCTCGCGCAATGGGGACTCCTCCCGGAATCCAGTTCGAAGAGCGATGTGACCACGCTTGGCATCCGGATCAGAAAGGTTCGTGCCCTGGCCGCCGATGCGAAGCAGGCCATCATCCATCATCTGACCGCCACACCGACCGATCTTATGGTACTGGCCACACACAAACACGAGGGCTTTGCCGGATGGGTCCATCATGCGGTCGCCGAACCCGTTTCACGCGAAATGCATGTCACCACACTGTTCGTCCCGTCCAACGTGGCAGGCTTCGTCTCTCGTGCCAGCGGCGAAACCTCACTGCATCGCGTGCTGCTGCCGATCTCGAGCCATCCCTCATCTCAACCAGCCATCGATGCCGCGACCGTCCTGGTTTCGCAACTGAGCGCGCCGCCTGTCACCATGACGCTCATCCATGCAGGCGCGGAAGCCGAAGTCGATGCGCTCGTGCTCCCGAAGAAAGCAGACTGGTCCTGGAACCAGATGTTCGGAAAAGGCGACCCGGTTGAATGGATTCTGGCGGCAGGCGCCGAGTTTGATGTCGACTTGATTGTGATGGCCACAAAAGGGCAGGACAGCCTGCTCGACATGCTGCGCGGCAGCACCACGGAACGCGTGTTGCGCGGAGCACGTTGCCCGTTGCTCGCCATTCCGGCCCCGCTCATCTGATCAGGACCGGACGTTCCTGTGCGTCACCTCAAGGACAGGCGGCTCGTTGAGGTCGTTCGCGCTTCGCCCAATCACCGTGCGGATGACGACGCCGTCGCGAAAGACCACAAAATTCGATGGGACCGCCGCAATACGGGGTCCCGGGAGAATCACCCCGGCCAGGTTCAGCGGATCGGCCGCGGAAATTTTGATCTCCTGCTGGATGTCGCTACCCGGTCGTTTCTTCATCGCCCGCAGGGCCTCCAGCGCTTCCGGCAACGCAAATTGTTCACCCGTGAACCCGCTCACAAACCGTCCCCCGCGCAGTTCTCCCGTCAATTCGAGACGCCGGTAACAGATCAAGAGATCCCGCCAGGAAGAGACGATGGACTCGCGCGCCAGAAGGTCTCGGAACACCACTCCATAGCGCTGCAGCAGTTGCCGTGCAATACGCTCAGTCGCCGACGTTGCTGGAGATGGTTCAGCGGTATTCGGCGATGCAGGCGGCAACCGGGGATCAGACAAGGCCTGACGACCGGCCTGGGATGGCCCCGCTGCCGTCATCAGGAGCGACCAGCGGCCCCCGACATGGCGCGGCCGGCGATTCCGGTCGGACGCCTCGGCACGACGACGGCGGGGATCGATCAGCGCGCGCAGGTTGTCGAACCCGTCGGCCGTGACCAGCCCAGCAGCCACCAATTCCCACAAACCGCCCTCCACCTCCGACGCCAACAAGCGGGTGCCGTGCAACAACTCGCTGAAAAAGCTCGCGCCACGCTCCTGCAGACACCGGCGAATGGCCTGAGCGGAGAGGCTCAGTTTGGACGAAAGATCCATCCTGGCGAGGTCCTCCGCGGTCGCCCCCAGCAGCGCGGGCGCATCTTCTCGCGCAAACAGACTCACCGGCGCCACACGCGTCGGAACCACGCGCCGCCCCGGCATGACCGTAAGTTCTTGCATGAGCCGCGGATGGGGCGTCACACGTCCCCACATCAGCGCGCCACCCAAACAGAGTCGATCCAGCCATTCAGGCTGATACTTCGCCAGACGAACCCGGAGAATCTGCGCCTCCCAGGCAGACGCAGCAGCCTCGAACCCTCCAAGCTGTTTAGCCACCTCCAGCAGTCCGGCCTCACCATGGAGACGGGCTCCCGGCGAGGCATGCTGCCACTGAAAGAGAAACCGCATGAACCCGGCAGCGGAAACCGGCTCGATCTCCTTACGCAATCGCCCGACCGTGAGGCGGTGAATTCTGGCCAATAGCCGCCGGTGGCACCATTCCACCATGTCGCCCGTGGTTCGTGAGGCCTGCAGCGAAAACCGCCCCCGGAGTACGTGGCCTTGCGCTACGAGTCGCACCATCGTCCGATCGACATCACCCACGGCCAGGTTCAAGCGAGCGGCCAGATCGGCAGCCGTGACCGGACCTATACTTTCCATCCATCCCAAGACCACGCGATCCAACACCTCTTCCCGTTCCAGCGGCTTCTCCGGATCCATCGGCGCCGTCTCCGGATCGAGCCGGGCATCCGGAAACAGCATGCTGCCGTAAGGGTGATTCTCCGCGGCCAGCCACCCCCGCTTGACATCCCCCTGCCACAGTGTCGCCACCCGGCCCACGTCCGCGAGTGTCTGAATGAGCAGATCCCACCCCGGCATGCTCGCACAGGGCACCCAGCCGAGCGTTAACAGCGCATCGTGCAATTCCTCCGCATTACGCACGTCAGGCCAGGATTCTTCCCTGACCTGATCGATGGCCGATTGGTCCAACGCGCCCATCTCACCGGCCAATGCAGGCGGGAGCGTGCGCCGCATGTCCACGGCCCGCGCCCGGCGTTCTTCAAGCGGCGCATCATCGAGATACGCGTAGGGATTGGCGTTCAAAATTTCGTGGCAGAAGGCGGAGGGCATCGGCGTATCGACCGCAACGCAGGTGATCGCGCCGGACTCGATGTTATGCAGCACCGCCGCCAACCCGTCGATGTCCATCGCCTCCGTCAGACAATCCCTGATGGTCTCCTGCGCCAACGGGTGGCCAGGAATCTGACGGACCGTCCGCTCGCCTTGGAAATTGTCCTGGCAGGCAATCGCGTCGGGGAACACAGCAGCCAGGAGGTCTTCGGCGCGCATGCGCTGAATCTGGGGCGGCACCCGCTTTCCCCCCGCAAACCGGAGTAGCGCCAGGGCTCTCGACGCATTCCACCGCCAGCGTGTCATGAACATCGGCGCCTGCAGCACGGCCTGAGTCAGCACCTCGCGCAGAGTGTTGACATGTAGAAAGGCAAACACCGTCTCGAGCGGAAAACTGTGCTTCTCTCCCAACGACAACACGATGCCTTCATCCGTCGCGGCGGCCTGCAGTTCGAAATCGAAGGTCACGCAAAAGCGTTTTCGCAAGGCGAGCCCCCAGGCCCGGTTCACCCGGCCGCCGAACGGAGCATGGATGACCAGCTGCATGCCCCCGCTTTCATCGAAGAACCGTTCCGCCACGATCGTCTGTTGCGTCGGCACCGTCCCCAGGACGGACTTCCCGGCCAAAATATACTGAACGGCCTGTTCCGCCCCCCGCTGGTCAAGGCCGCATTCCTGCTTGAGCCACTGCACCGGCCGCGCAGAGGGTGCGGGCGCCTGGCCGTTCGAATCAAGACGCTGGTCGAGATCGGCCCTGAGGCGCGCCACTTCCGCAGACAAATCCGCCGTGCGCGCCGGCGCTTCCCCGCGCCAGAACGGGATGGTCGGCGGAGCGCCCTGTGCATCCTCGACGCGCATCTTGCCGGCTTCGACGCCCTTGATGCGCCAGGACGTATTGCCCAACAGGATAATGTCTCCCGCCAGACTTTCGACGGCGAAGTCCTCATCCACCGATCCCACAACGGTGCCGTCCGGTTCGGCAATCACCGCGTAGTTGGCGGTATCGGGAATCGCGCCGCCGGAGGTGATGGCGGCCAATCTGGCTCCGCGCCGCCCACGGATCTGATGGTTGATGCGGTCGTGATGAAGATAGGCTCGTCCCCGGCCTCGACTGGTCGTATATCCGTCGGCAAGCATCTCGATCACCGTGTCGAACGTCTCACGGCTCAGCTCACGATAAGGCATGGCCCGACGGCACAGCGCATACAGCTCCGTCTCATCCCAGTCCTGAGTCGCAGCCGCCGCCACGATCTGTTGCGCCAGGACATCAAGCGGGGCAGGCGGCACCTCGATACGGTCTAACACTCCGGCCCTGATCGCGCGAATCAGCGCAGCACATTCGATCAACTCGTCCCGCGTGGTGGCGAAGAGGCGGCCTTTCGGGATCGCATGAATCCAGTGGCCGGCACGGCCGACACGTTGCAAACAGGTCGCAATGGACCGTGGCGACCCGATCTGGCAAACGAGATCGACCGTCCCGACATCGATCCCGAGTTCCAACGAAGCTGTCGCCACCACCACTCGCACCGCTCCGGCCTTCAAACGGTCCTCGGCAGACAGGCGGATCTCCCGCGACAAACTCCCGTGGTGTGCCGCCACGACGCCTTTACCCAGATGGCGCAGCCGTTCTTCCAGGTAGTGCGACACCCGTTCGGCGAGGCGCCGTGTATTCACAAAAACCAGCGTGGAACGATGGGCTTCGACCAATGCGGCAACCCGATCATAGACATCGCTCCAGATCGCATTCGTGGCCACGGGCCCGAGTTCGTCTTTCGGAACCTCGACCGCCAGGTCCATGTCGCGACGATGGCCGACATCGATCACCATTGCGTCGTTCGTCGCTCGTATCTCGTTGTTCGTCTCGTCCCCCGCGAGAGACGCTTCACGCTTCACGATAGACAGGTTTCTATTTCCCACCAAAAACTCTGCCATACGCTCAATCGGACGCTGGGTGGCGGACAGGCCGATCCGTTGGACGACACCGCCGGCCAACGCCGCCACGCGTTCCAGCGACAGGGCCAGATGCGCCCCTCGCTTGTTTGGAGCGACGGCATGAACCTCATCAACAATGACGGTACGGACCGTCTTCAACATCGCCCGGCTTTTGTCCGCGGTCAGCAGAATAAACAGCGATTCGGGCGTGGTAATCAGAATATGCGGCGGCCGCCGAAGCATCAGTTGCCGCTCGGTCATCGGTGTATCCCCGGTCCGCACAACCACCCGCAGGTCGGGCAGCAACAGTCCCGCAGACAGGGCCGCCTGACCGATCTCGAGCAGCGGTTGCCGGAGATTTTTTTGCACATCATTGCTGAGCGCTTTGAGGGGCGAGACATAGAGGATCTGTGTTTCGTCCCGCAAGTCGCAGCGCAGCGCCTGCTGAAACAGCCGATCGATACAGGACAGAAACGCTGCCAGGGTCTTTCCAGACCCGGTCGGGGCGGAAATCAGAAGATCACGCCCGGACTGAATCTCCGGCCAAGCCTGCAGTTGCACGTCGGTCGCAACCGTAAATTTCGCGGTGAACCAGTCAGCGATGATGGGATGAAAGGGAAGAACCGGCGTCATCGGGCGATCGTAACACAACGGCCACCGACAGAAAATGCGAGCCGGAGGTCAGACGCGGAACAGGGTCCGGAATTGAAGCGCGCCGGCGGCGGGAAGGTTTACGGAATGGCAGGCAGTACGGAGTGACCCCAAACCACTCCGGTCCGGCAGGTAGGGATGAGACGACCTCCTATGGCGAAACAATCAGCGGGCCAGGTCGACCTCATTGTTCACCGTAGGTTTTTAAGATGTCATACGACA harbors:
- a CDS encoding DUF3617 family protein, whose amino-acid sequence is MKAGIGLLVIASVLCAAPVVRAESVPLKPGEYQVTAVTESSSGEAGKPDTHTRCVKEEHLANPDAVFNYYALNGFKPNPANKVMNVSMHGGTVSYDIESLYAMTRVEGTVSTTGFSVVRKATPKGDKALSVTMKVDGKRTGDCAPK
- a CDS encoding DUF2330 domain-containing protein, with protein sequence MGQFPPPCPPERIPRFVPYPPVKGGLMEHHHDSPERDLAAFQQDPRLYQIASLGALLLYGLCWLHFDLSIRQAGVTIATALLAQYAWARLAAIPFFDPKSALISSLSLCLLLRTDDLAVASLAALIAISSKFLLRWNGKHLFNPTSLALAVILASGLGWISPGQWGQATWFAFLIACLGSLVVTRAARADVTLAFLAFYVGLLFARARWLGDPLTIPLHQIESGALLIFAFFMISDPKTTPDSRTGRIIYALLVSLVALYVQFGLFRPNGPLWGLIACAPLVPVIDHVRPGSRYHWIPSSTGRSVHPIPKPVSDLVTALSPTKEVPMRRVIVPTLLLPLGLLAWGGDASAFCGFYVGKADTKLFNKASEVAIARHENKTVITMANDFTGDVKEFALVVPVPTILEKDQIHAGDPALLKHVADYSAPRLVEYFDQNPCLRDELMERRSMDAMKSMAPAAAPREREKTLGVTVEAQYTVGEYDILILSAKESSGLETWLTENGYRIPQGASAVLQSYLKQGMKFFVAKVNLGEQAKLGLTHLRPLQIAFESPKFMLPIRLGTVNADSAQELFIYFLTKHGRVETTNYRTVRLPDAQEIPLFVKDKFGDFYRDLFSQRVKRENERGVFMEYAWDMNWCDPCAADPLSAEELRGLGVFWQESDGRMSTRMPTAQNVFLTRLHVRYDAAHFPEDLLFQETSDRANFQARYILRHPWTGTDDCSAAKTYRQQLRERHEREAQTLASLTGWNISNIRKTMNLASVPAGGEKKWYQRLWAN
- a CDS encoding DEAD/DEAH box helicase, which gives rise to MTPVLPFHPIIADWFTAKFTVATDVQLQAWPEIQSGRDLLISAPTGSGKTLAAFLSCIDRLFQQALRCDLRDETQILYVSPLKALSNDVQKNLRQPLLEIGQAALSAGLLLPDLRVVVRTGDTPMTERQLMLRRPPHILITTPESLFILLTADKSRAMLKTVRTVIVDEVHAVAPNKRGAHLALSLERVAALAGGVVQRIGLSATQRPIERMAEFLVGNRNLSIVKREASLAGDETNNEIRATNDAMVIDVGHRRDMDLAVEVPKDELGPVATNAIWSDVYDRVAALVEAHRSTLVFVNTRRLAERVSHYLEERLRHLGKGVVAAHHGSLSREIRLSAEDRLKAGAVRVVVATASLELGIDVGTVDLVCQIGSPRSIATCLQRVGRAGHWIHAIPKGRLFATTRDELIECAALIRAIRAGVLDRIEVPPAPLDVLAQQIVAAAATQDWDETELYALCRRAMPYRELSRETFDTVIEMLADGYTTSRGRGRAYLHHDRINHQIRGRRGARLAAITSGGAIPDTANYAVIAEPDGTVVGSVDEDFAVESLAGDIILLGNTSWRIKGVEAGKMRVEDAQGAPPTIPFWRGEAPARTADLSAEVARLRADLDQRLDSNGQAPAPSARPVQWLKQECGLDQRGAEQAVQYILAGKSVLGTVPTQQTIVAERFFDESGGMQLVIHAPFGGRVNRAWGLALRKRFCVTFDFELQAAATDEGIVLSLGEKHSFPLETVFAFLHVNTLREVLTQAVLQAPMFMTRWRWNASRALALLRFAGGKRVPPQIQRMRAEDLLAAVFPDAIACQDNFQGERTVRQIPGHPLAQETIRDCLTEAMDIDGLAAVLHNIESGAITCVAVDTPMPSAFCHEILNANPYAYLDDAPLEERRARAVDMRRTLPPALAGEMGALDQSAIDQVREESWPDVRNAEELHDALLTLGWVPCASMPGWDLLIQTLADVGRVATLWQGDVKRGWLAAENHPYGSMLFPDARLDPETAPMDPEKPLEREEVLDRVVLGWMESIGPVTAADLAARLNLAVGDVDRTMVRLVAQGHVLRGRFSLQASRTTGDMVEWCHRRLLARIHRLTVGRLRKEIEPVSAAGFMRFLFQWQHASPGARLHGEAGLLEVAKQLGGFEAAASAWEAQILRVRLAKYQPEWLDRLCLGGALMWGRVTPHPRLMQELTVMPGRRVVPTRVAPVSLFAREDAPALLGATAEDLARMDLSSKLSLSAQAIRRCLQERGASFFSELLHGTRLLASEVEGGLWELVAAGLVTADGFDNLRALIDPRRRRAEASDRNRRPRHVGGRWSLLMTAAGPSQAGRQALSDPRLPPASPNTAEPSPATSATERIARQLLQRYGVVFRDLLARESIVSSWRDLLICYRRLELTGELRGGRFVSGFTGEQFALPEALEALRAMKKRPGSDIQQEIKISAADPLNLAGVILPGPRIAAVPSNFVVFRDGVVIRTVIGRSANDLNEPPVLEVTHRNVRS
- a CDS encoding DUF3015 domain-containing protein produces the protein MAWHHRSILAAVSGLSLMVLLSACSFKATFKETTDTTSNITGTTSGRIWWNEDGLLKSEHKVAAFTAYNAQNLESDAARGQGEYLASLGALSDQPDAQAFRPAAQASFSRWGQTGYLSTTDLVKSLQSARR